In Uranotaenia lowii strain MFRU-FL chromosome 2, ASM2978415v1, whole genome shotgun sequence, one genomic interval encodes:
- the LOC129743656 gene encoding uncharacterized protein LOC129743656: MVSRFLQLTYEIKVVKIPVVTRQIDQKEKGKTRMKNPNEKENPTAGLHGEQQRHRLRALPADENEDLFDGDPVLSKLCNQVIREPTTGFGRNHPGAGKDGLDGDVPEPWLRRRSPAKTPCKIEKKCLGECVSA, translated from the exons ATGGTTTCGCGTTTCTTGCAGCTGACTTATGAAATTAAGGTGGTCAAAATTCCGGTGGTAACA AGGCAGATCGAccaaaaggaaaaaggaaagacCCGAATGAAGAATCCAAATGAAAAGGAAAATCCGACTGCGGGGCTCCATGGAGAACAACAACGGCACCGATTACGTGCGCTTCCGGCAGATGAAAATGAAGATCTTTTCGATGGGGATCCAGTTTTGAGCAAGTTATGCAACCAGGTGATACGAGAACCCACGACTGGTTTTGGACGAAACCATCCCGGAGCTGGAAAAGATGGATTAGATGGAGATGTGCCGGAGCCGTGGTTGCGCCGAAGGAGCCCCGCAAAAACGCCgtgcaaaatagaaaaaaaatgtttaggtGAGTGTGTATCAGCATAG